The genomic interval aatatttgtgtaaatgtttatttatttacccagTGTTTGGTCCATGTGTAAAAGTGtaattcattttgaaaatgcttcCTTTTTTCTAAATCTGAATAATTTTGCATATTGCTTGGCCTTTGCCAAGTTTTGgtgatattaatacaaatatttattttaaggtgatCCCGAATAGCTGAAGATTCAATGCTTTGATAGGCTGAGCCCGATTTGACTACAAATCTTAAAGTCGAATTTTGTTATGAAAACGAGTTGTTATGAAACTAGGATCATGTCATTTTGGCTGTATGTGGGTGCTTAAAGTCTTATTTCATATAGAGCTACCGGTTTTCTTCCAGTAAGTTAATATAGCCAACCATGAAATTGTAAAAGAGAAAGAagcttttaataaacatttttattgggTGTGAATAAATCCAACCACCCACATGACAGATTTAAGTTTCACTTTCCGTGAAGGGAAATTGTAAggggatttttttattattataggtaTTTCTTGCTTTACTTTATCAAAGAGTGTTCTTTAGACTATCTGAATGCTTCATCAGTATGCTTGAGTAATTCTGATGTGCTAAAAGAACAACAGGAAATGTAgaaagtgtatgtgtgtgtgtgtgagacaagaAGTTTTAGTTTAGAAACCCTACATGCTAGCTTCTAAGTTGatttgcattatatatttagaaatgcaTCTTGGGGACATAGTTAGATACCCTAAATGGACACATTTGTTGAATATGCAGTGTGACTTGATAAGATCTATCTGGATTTGGTTGGGGTATAAATATTGAGTCAAGGCATTTCCTCTTTGTCACACTCTGCAGCCGACCtgaatgactgtatgattgtaGACCACTTTTTTcgagaaataaatatttaaaagacttttgtctcaaatgttttttgaaatagaaaaaaatcccACAACATGTActtttttggtttattaaaggattagttcacttctagaattaAAATTTagtgataatttactcactaccatgtcatccaagatatttgtgtctgtctttcttcagtcgcagtgaaatgacatttttgaggaaaacattctaggatttttctctgtatagtgaaCGTCCATGGTTCAACAATGTaaacttccaaattgcagtttcaatgcagcttcaaagggctctacacgatcccagttgaggaataagggtcttatctttataaaaaaaaaatgtatatacttttaaaccacagatgcactagctctgtgatgtgcattcATCTTGTTTTCTCagcaacttcaaaattgtccgcCATCGTAGttttacctctttttttttgtaaagggcgtttgactttctttgcacgttcgcatTCACGATTATGGAGTTTGtgaggttgagctagtgcaagacaatcatttgtggttaaaaatgtatataaatttgtattcttcttcttaaaaaaaaaaagaccaattgtttcactagataagagccttattccttggttgggatagtgtagagccctttgaagctgcattgaaactgaaatttggaccttcaacctgttggccactattgaagtccactatatggagaaaaatcctggaatgtttttctcaaaaccttaagttcttttcaactgaagaaagaaagacatgaacatctttgatgacatgggggcgggtaaattatcaggaaatgtttattctggaagtgaactaatcctttaagttgGTTTATtctaaatttgttatttttgtgcatttgctCTAAGATGGTCAAAAgaagcattaaaaaacataaaattacacaCAGGTTTATGCCAAAGCTGAAAGCGAGgatcttcaaaatgttaaaaacatgtctaaCAATATGGGTAGGCATCTTTGGGACTTACCCATGCCACAAAATGCCATTCTATAAATCACAGTTctcacaaatattacaaaatgttgctttttgaAGTATTGTTATAGGTTTACTCACACATTTCTCTTCGCTGACACCTGTAAGCAATAGATGTGTGGTTTACCGAAGACTGACATCCATGACATTGACTGATTCTTTCAATTTCCTCTCTCAGTTCAGTCAGTGGCCTCAGACGGTATCCGCCAGGTTTCAGTACAGCATATATCCAATCACTTTCTCTGTGGGGAATGCCGATGAATGGAAGAAACTCTTCAAGCCATGTGCCGCCCAGAGGCTGTTTCTTCCCGTAGGTTCCCGTCGCCGCTTAATGTTCTCTCTTCATTTGTTTGTGCTTTCCACCTCACCACACCAATTGTAACCAAGTATTTCCTCTAATATCAGGTTATCCTGAAGGACGTGGACTCGCTGTTGTACGTGGACACAGATGTTCTCTTTCTCCGGCCTATGGATGACATCTGGAAGTTTCTGAAGGCTTTCAACAGCACTCAGCTAGCTGCCATGGCCCCAGAGCACGAGATCCCCAAGATCGGCTGGTATAGCCGCTTCGCGAGACATCCCTTTTATGGAGTCACAGGGGTCAACTCAGGGGTCATGCTAATGAACCTCACGCGGATTCGCAGCACTCTGTTCAGGGTGAGGAACAatacaattgactttttttgcagCTTCTTATATCCAAActtgaaaaatctgtcattaattactcaccctcaagttgttccaaacccataagaccttcgttcaacatcagaacaaaaattaagatatttttgatgaaatccgaatactttttgtccacaaaaaaaaaaaacacagaaattacttttttcaactatttcttctcttccttgCCATGCATTTACAAgagtaaatattttagatttcatATATGTTTGCTTTACTTGCTTGGTTATTACTAGATATTGCCAGTGCTTTCCTTGTGTGGTTTATTTCTCTTGGTAGTGGGCTGAGGCTTTGGCGTTCACTTGTCTTCTGAGGTTTCTTTGCGCATTTAAACCCTTTTAACCTCCGGCTGTTTTTAGTAGGCAGTGATGGAAGTCTACTGATTGCCATCCGTTGAGAGTGAGTGGGTGACAGCAGTCTGGATTAGCATATTTCTGTAACTCAGCTAGAAGTGTAATTTCCAACCCAAGCACATTTTCAAGGCTGTCTGGGGGGACAAAAAGGAAATTTCTTCTTCTGAAAAAACCTCGATTTCCATATCAACAGCTGTCTGAAAAGTGGCTGCCAGACTCACTGTTGAGGAAAATAACCTGCCACTATTGATTTTACAGAACAGCATGATCGCCAGTGGTCTGTCATGGGAAAATCTGCTTCACCCTCTCTATCAAAAATACAAGAACCACATCACATGGGGAGACCAAGACCTCCTCAACATCATCTTCCACTACAATCCAGGTGTGTTTGCTCAAAGTCATGCTTGATTATGATGTGTGATTTAACTTACTAGCAAAAATTAACTATGGTAATGCAGTGGGTAccacagtattttttaatttttttttaagtactatAGAATATGCtgtcatacaaaatacatgttatttttttcagtactgacctgaatcatgtttccttctgaagctcactgatgcttcagaaggaaacatgatgcattaagagctgggggtgaaaacttttgaacagaatgaagatgtgtacatttttctaattttgcctaaatatcagattttttcatttagtactccccttcagaagatacttactTGTTTCCTAGAagataataaaaagtaaaatttacactgattttcaaattcaaaaagattTCACCCCCCTTAATGCTTTGAGGTTCCtgctgaagcatcagtgagcgtttaaaccctctgtaatagttgcatatgagtccctcagttgtcctcagtatgaaaagatggatctcaaaatcatacagtcattgatggaaagggttcaaataaacaaaaatgctggaaaaccaaagaatttgtgggacctgaaggatttttctgaagaacagcaggcagtttaactgttcaggacaaacataggactcatgaacaacatcactaaaccaaaaacactgacataaatacagatgtaaattttaaaatacatcataATATGTGTACTATATTAATACTATGCTTTTTGCCATGTGCCATGGTAATACAATGGTATTTCTTTGAAGAATATTGGAGCATTGTGTAAATAATGCCATGgtatatttcaaaatactttGATTTTATCATGGttttggacatgtaccatgACAATGATCAAAAGACGAAAAAAGATATATGAAAGTGTCATTATAGTACCATCTGACACCATCACTGCAccttaaaaaagtaagaaacCATTTCTTACCCAAAAAATAAGAGAAGTTTTTGAGAGCAACTGGCACAGAAACCTGTCtacttatttttgttgttttgcactCTAGAGTACAGcactattttaattatgtttttttgctgGAGGCTTaaatccaattaaaaaaaaagcttttttacttACTTTACATGTGAACTCCTGCAGCTTTATatcatgaacattttaaataaagtttccaACTGTGATTGTTATTTCTAGTGCAGAGCTAGAAGCCAGGTGCTACAGAACATCTTTCCATTTGTACCTttctcagaaaatcaaaaaagaCCTTATGTGACACagggaagtttttttttttttatttttatttttttttttttttgacagctcTCTCTTTCCTCACCTTCCTGAAAGTTGGTATTTtatctgttatttttaaagtgaTAAGGCCCTTTTGTGTGTAAATACTTCTTTTGACTGGAACATGTGTGACAGATACTGACAGGTGCAGTTATTAAGGTCTCTGAATTGGTGAGACACTTGGCAAGCATAGTGTTTATTTGACAACTCTATTGGAACGGGTCCAAAAGACTAGACCAAGCAGAAACAACAGCAGAAAAATGAAGACACTAAGCAAATGGATATGTTATTTTCAGTTTGGATAAAACGTTGAATATTTGTCTTTGTGTCTGCAGAGTGTCTGTACATATTTCCATGCCAGTGGAACTACAGACCAGATCACTGCATGTATGGAAGCAACTGTAAGGCTGCAGAAGAGGAGGGGGTGTCTATTCTTCATGGTAACCGAGGCGTGTACCATGATGATAAGCAGCCCGCATTCAGAGTGGTGTATGATGCCATACATGAGGTAAGCTGCcacataatacaaaataaagcaacgcaaatattgcaaaatgcataaaacaaatataaatcacttgtttttctaaggaAACGCTGTCTAACAGCGACACAGCAGATgaagttacagcgggagtccgCGTCTCTCTCGCCttccctgagcccattgagttttaacagaccccctaaagcgaatattgaatatataaataaaatagaatattgattacatggTTGACAAAGTAAtgatcagtctataattttaattgtaggtttattttaaaagtgagagacagaataacaacaaaaaaatccagaaaatgcattaaaaaactgatttgcattttaatgagtgaaataaatatttgatccCCCATCAATCAGCAAGATTTCTAACTcccaggtgtcttttatacagaTACCGAACTGGGATTAGGAGCACTCTCTTAAAGTGAGTGCTCCTAATCTCATCTtgttacctgtataaaagacacctgtccacagaatcaatcaatcaatcagattccaaactctCCACCATGGCCAAGTCCAAAGAGCTGTCCAAGGATGTTAGAGACAAGATTGTCGACCTACACAAGGCTGGAATGGGCTACAAGACCACCACTATGCAGCATGGTGAGGAGGTGACAACAGTTGGTGTGATTATTCGCAAATggaagaaaacacaaaataactgtcAATCTCCCTTGGTCTGGAGCTCCACGCAAGATCTTGAGACCTTGTGGAGTTTCAATGATCATGAGAACGGTGAGGAATCAGCCCAGAACTACACAGGAGGATCTTGTCAATGATCTCAAGGCACCTGGGACCATAGTCACCAAGAAAACAATTGGTAACACACTATGACGTGAAGGACTGAAATCCTGCAGTGCCTGCAAGGTCCCCCCTGCTCAAGAAAGCACATGTACAGGCCCATCTGAAGTTTGCCAGTgaacatctgaatgattcagaggAGAACTTGGTGAAAGTGTTGTTGTCAAATGAGACCAAAATCAAGCTCTCGCCATGTTTGGAGGAGGAGGAATGCTGCCTATAACCCCAAGAACACCACCCTCACCGTCAAACATGGTGGAAGGGGACAGGACAACTGCATCGCATCAAAGGGACGATGGATGAGGCCATGTATTGTCAGGGGCAGGGCATTAAAGCCAGCCAGAGCATTGAAAATGGGTCGTGGATGGGTATTCTTATTGCATTAAGGTCCTGGAGTGGCCTAGACAGTCTCCAGACCTTAATCCGATAGAAAATCTGTGGAGGGAGCAGAAGTTTCGAGTTGCCAAACATCAGCCTCTAAACCTTAATGACTTAAGGATTAGCAAAGAAGAGTGGGACAAAATCCCTCCTGAGATGTGTGCAAACTTGGTGGCCAACTACAAGAAATGTCTGACCTCTGTGAATGCCAACAAGGGTTTTGCCACCAAGTactaagtcatgttttgtaaaggggtcaaatacttatttcactcattaaaatgcaaatcaatttataactttttttattgttattctgtctctgtcattaaaattatagactgaccatttctttgtcagttggcaaatgtacaaaatcagcaggggatcaaataattttttccccactgtatatataatatcttggacccaaaacaccctagcaacacaaAGCAACGCCCTGGCAAACAATCAATATTCTTCAGAGAATGTAAAAGCCAGTTGTTTGACTTTCATTTTTTCCCTAAGATTTTAAGCTTAAGAAATGTAATCCATTTGTCTTCACCTTTCCAGTCCACTTTCTAATTTTCATTGCTAACAAAGCAAATCCTGAGGGTGTTGAATCATATGAGAATAAATAGAAGTGTTTCATTGTGCATTCAGAGTGCAGTCTCCTTGAATCTCTCCTTGAAGGCTAATAGCAGGAAAGTGTCTCTTCAAGAGGAAGCCTTTTGTACGGTTGAGTCACATAGGCCCCTGTGCTGTTCAGAATCCAGTCAGATATGAAATGTGGACCTTGTTCATTGTGCCTCAGCAAATACACCAAAGCAGTTCCTCGAACACTttgaaatgtaatgtatttcatCTCTCATTCTCTTTCAGTATCCTTTTGAGGAGAACTTGTTCCAGTCTTTATTTTACCCTCTTCAGACTAAGTTCCTAGACACAGTGAACACCCTTTGTGGAAGGATACCACAAGTGTTCCTCAAACAGATCGAGAAGACCATGAGGGCtgtttatgagaaaaaagtggTGCGCCGTGTCCGACTACATGAGTAATGAGCCTCGACTGCATTTCAACATCATAAGGAAGAATTTCTGCCTGCCGCTTGGATCAGAGAGATCTTTTTCATCGAAGACGAACAATGCCAGAGGCAAGCTACATTTGGTCCATTAGGCACAGTATGAGCTTCATGAGCCAGAGGAGTTGGAGATTTAAGCTGGAACAGTTTCTTTTGAGCAGACGTTTCGGTCTGCTGGATGGAAACAGCAATACAGGATGAATACAATGCAAAACTCTTCAAACCAATGCATTGAGTGTCTCCAACTGTGGGTAGCCAACCCTAAGACATGTCCCTAAAAGAATATGAGAGACTCATAGGCAAAGCTGTTTTTAGCCAATCCAAAAATATGGATTCAGAGCTGTTTATTTACAACTGTGTTGTACCATTTTTCAGCATCTAGTTCATTGTGTCTAGTATTACGCAATTGGAGCATTTGTGTCTCAGTACAATTCTTGTATTTAAGTGGCTGCACTAATTTGTTTGTGCATTCTGCTGCTTAATAGCATGAGGTAACGCCTTGTTTTCAAGCCACAAAAGTGAATGTAGCACGCAGAAACAACCAAAGAGAACTAGCCTGTCAACCTTTAGAGCTCGGTAAGATGTACATTCAGTTTAAGCACAGCCCTAACGGTGGATGTTCAGTGTTTACATTGAAGATGACTTGTTAGTAAGACTAGAAAGAAGCCTGATGTTGTAATGTCATTGggattgcattttaatatatatatagaatttcaCAAGGAAACCTTGGCCTTTTGTGGAAATTCCAATGAAGTAATgaccagtaagattttaatgttttttttttttttatatatataaagaagtctcttctgctcaccaagcctgcatttatctaatccaaggtacagcaaaaatagtaacattttgaaatattttaactatttaaaaaaccgtcttctatttgaatatattttaaaatttaatttattcctatgatttcaaagctgaatttttagcatcaggacccagtcacatgatccttcagaaatcattctaatattctggtttgctgctcaaaaaatatttattattatttttatgttgaaaacagtagaatttttcagatttctttgatgaatagaaagttcagaagaacagcatttatctgaaatggaaatcgtttgtaagattataaatgtctttatcatcacttttgatcaatttaaagcatccctgctaaataaaagaaagctttttagttcagataaatgctgatctttggatctttctattcatcagaatcctgaaaaaatgtactcagctgttttaaatattgataataaaataaaaaaaatgtttcttgaacagcaaataagcacattacaatgatttctgaatgatcatgtgatcaCCAGACCAAGACCAgtgcaatgatgctgaaaatttagctttgatgaaaagaataaattacattttaaaatatattaaaattgaaagcagttattttaaatagtaaaaatatttctcaatattactgcttttgctgtattttgaattaaatgcatgcttggtacgcagaagagacttctttaaaaaacattaaaaagcttactgttcaaaaacttttgactgatagtgtatattgATACGACAAGCCTATTCTGATGGATATAATGAATTTGATGTTGAATTTGTGGTGGAATGTGTTTTTTAAGATAACCTGACACAGTTTGTGGGAGCTAAGCAAAAGGTCTAAGTGTTAAGGTATTTTTAGCAATATTCAGTCCAGTCAAGTTCAGAGGAAACATTTAGTTGTTTTACCCTGTGCTTTGTTAGGAGTTTGAACTTCTGCCTTAGTGGGATTAAACAGTTAGAAAGGTCTATACATCATAACagtattatatacataaaaacaaatctataataaaaccatacaCAGATGGACAGTTTACAGTGAAGTgcactttttaataaatgttgaatttggagaaaataaaaattaaagataaGGGGGGAAAATGACAAGATTAGTTTAACAAAACAACCTCTGCACCCAGTATGATCagtttacctaaaaaaaaaaaaaaaaaaaaaaaatctgaaattattttaattttgtgtaatCGGAGCCTTTTAATTTGTTGACTGTTTCTGTGTGAAAGTACATATAAAAAGCAAGAGTGTGTTGTGATGTGTGTTTTGATATGTTCATTAGCACAATGTGCTTAATTATATGTGTGACCGGTTTCCAGCCTCCTGTCACTGGTCTGGGATCAGTGATGACATTTCTTTAACTGGAAACTCAGGAGACTCTTGTACATCTGTTATCTCTGTGTGAAGAGATGCACCAGCGATGTTCATTGTATCCAGTGTGCTTTTCTGTCCCTCTGAATGTCTTACATTGTATGTATTATTGTCCTTTTATACAGAAGTGTGTATGtcagaaatgtaataaatatgcatttaatattgaCTTTGccttacaaatattttttgcattaaactacatttatctaatatatatatatatatatatatatatatatatatgaccctggaccacaaaaccagtcttaagtcgctggggtatatttgtagcaatagccaaaaatacattgtatgggtcaaaattatagatttttcttttatgccaaaaatctttaggaaattaagtaaagatcatgttccatgaagatatttagtaaatttcctacagtaaatatatcaaaacttaatttttgtttagtaatatgc from Labeo rohita strain BAU-BD-2019 chromosome 6, IGBB_LRoh.1.0, whole genome shotgun sequence carries:
- the gxylt2 gene encoding glucoside xylosyltransferase 2, with protein sequence MRIHCKIVAIAVCFGVFLLLYFFGGNATDEPPLKEVAKEKHFQSLNHIEDIAPAKEAKQTNEEPQKPPKLIRKEPKLSSRGGGNVIAKTRQKSEVGRPGSKVTRAEDVMHLAVVACGNRLDETLNMVKSALLFSIKKIKFHIFAEEDLAEQFEKGFSQWPQTVSARFQYSIYPITFSVGNADEWKKLFKPCAAQRLFLPVILKDVDSLLYVDTDVLFLRPMDDIWKFLKAFNSTQLAAMAPEHEIPKIGWYSRFARHPFYGVTGVNSGVMLMNLTRIRSTLFRNSMIASGLSWENLLHPLYQKYKNHITWGDQDLLNIIFHYNPECLYIFPCQWNYRPDHCMYGSNCKAAEEEGVSILHGNRGVYHDDKQPAFRVVYDAIHEYPFEENLFQSLFYPLQTKFLDTVNTLCGRIPQVFLKQIEKTMRAVYEKKVVRRVRLHE